A single window of Solanum dulcamara chromosome 5, daSolDulc1.2, whole genome shotgun sequence DNA harbors:
- the LOC129888894 gene encoding trans-Golgi network-localized SYP41-interacting protein 1 isoform X1, protein MDKNKNRTDLLAAGRKKLQQFRQKKDGKGGKSSKASRSSGDATPDLVDVTAKSDQVPDGEKPLHRGDGIPSSSESLTKKHAETPLNESNNVDIVETTPASGKLVKEHAGELEAALNSDSGDQGIVDSSLVSEHANAKMVNEDVKDDHLEAPGIIASDVPTKSSATDVPVEFSSYSGVDEAVSHQVEVERLHVQEQVTDVGTMQESHNSGSKKGDSSSEVEIEGDKKLPLNEPSETSISQTATLVGDQAKEEIKAEYIELSEPNNVPSTVLATQNAEIAEGKGHQMEDAVSGSRKEEKLEMPSGSGEYENYKDEVQISDSRDIVSENSVENRMVNISSRSDASYISLCQLAEVVRDLDEDDFKFLLMCRDSAPNAPSLKLFDVFEKLKEQLYLASLVKDVSCLQLAEESELQMELSRQHHKLTDQISAAKASSTELGEKNDVLADQLAQSRSEFQLIVSERDDLQKQLHISKGEVGEFADRINELQTKLEMSLGENASLSSEMVDCRNLVATLQVRNESLIGSLNLLSEENKKLLEEKENLVLENKKLGTDLAQSKALFGSLQLDNEDLSQNFTSLSEETMKLHGEKELLISENENLFAQLSDYKNVVEALQVENKNINESLVSVTEAKNQLQEENKSLLSEAEKLGSEFSESKSLIEALQMEVAEAKGQLTSVMEERNELEEQKKCLFSETEKQSFQLAEYKNSCNKVEDDLKDASLHIEHLTEENMHLKRRLELSETMKTESPNQSSFAYQSKEEAGHQLEGSCHSKFAPEIDDDGSNWFGVVKRHMDEADRVLEKLENAIEDMHCQLISMSRSSGKAVSPGVSKLIQAFEAKDHDDEHQPEEFQSSENRTDADPYVLIQGLTKTLRALLKDLVLAAANGYQFLEGEKSSKTATEVAAEELRAKCESLNEHIDLLGGANIELMVFNESLGGCLWNAKEREGELMVLNEALHKQEVATKAENSQLRENLSSIQEKLSILQNQLGEMRESCKEMGSCISNQVEGLFKEVADRGSILQEEWNSTIDQIFQTLRRLDLSVESVGFSSPSRVDNDPGCINLSYRTAASINAAITVIEAFQGQVEAARHESILSTSREANEKLDFLQVENEKSISLLYKIYDNLKKLVTEIPGNLQEAEVDDPKKSVDLSHPGAFDSLLEQLQRFLDEKTQVESANEKLKSELMARTKDFEELSKRSLGSDSILKVVQVVGGVISLDSFEININEPVSCLESLTSLLVQKYKEATEDVKLSREECASKEAQVIDLQGQMDHLSSLLVQCESEVVVLRESLKRVEEDVVSIGSQYQEKVVEFEQSEQRVSSLREKLGIAVTKGKGLIVQRDSLKQSLADISSELQKCSEELQLKDAMLQEVEMKLKTYSEAGERREALESELSYIRNSTTKLRESFLLKDSVLQKIEEILEDLELPDHFHSKDIIDKVHWLAKSVSGNSLALTDWDHKSSIGGSYSDAGYALGDGWKEASQPSLGSSEDLKIRFEELQGKFYGLAEQNEMLEQSLMEGNNLVQKWEKILDRIDMPSHLRSLDPEDRIGWLVLAVSEAENQYNSLQQKYDNSESLFASTSAELEESNRKISELENAYQLVVSEKELLLKSMESLNFDFEEMSRKAAQYEMSNDDLQSRVGDLQKKLNEMLGAEERIHHLEGEIRRSEDVIKDFLSTSETDDVLFSSGSTESLEQLIRKLIDKYTTLSLGKPSESDTTPLEHVGKDLSHEEKRESNVVCDDDADGGALNRKLEDALSDLLSLKEEKENIALQNQSLVRELEELGIRNKELQDLLNQEEQKSSSLREKLNVAVRKGKLLVQHRDSLKQSIEELNGDVERLKSEIRLQENAISDYEVRIKDLSVYPERIKTIESECSILRDQLDEKEYTLSMILSTLDEVNVGSNIDNPVEKLKRVGQLCHDLQSALASSEHEAKKSKRAAELLLAELNEVQERNDGLQEELAKSLSELSGLSKQKESAEVAKHEALARLEKLSSVHSEERKNQLAEITMLKSGVDQLGEDLYVVDRLLTDVLSMDLETMHHLGTSMKVCQEPTDQNHFPLLVADSSGLTFAEIENKVFGKEIGSINQKLNRHSHLLHEEAARLSEILRTIHEEISHHKQHSNSLKADLMHLESIQKEKDAELLMVQRYNAMLYEACTTLVMEIESRKSQLVGSSLASGAPKIDSVYQSLAEGNDLAEMTDRFSEERIRSVIERLFMAVKDIMSVQNDIAEFGQKDMKAAISNLQKELQEKDVQREKICAELVSQIKEAESISKSYSQELQIAKSQMDDLHRKVKLMEEERDSLTHRIKELQDQESNFPDLQLRVKSLEDMLAAKEQENEALMEALEEEEAQMEDMTNKIEEMERVLLQKNKDTENLEVSRGKTMKKLSVTVSKFDELHQLSESLLSEVENLQSQLQERDTEISFLRQEVTRCTNDAIASAQMSSKRDSDEIHDFLTWVDKMISRVQAHDMDYDDAKVNQIHEYKEMLEKQVVAVISELEDLRSLAQTRDSMLKVEKDKVEQLVRKEEFLENSLRDKESQLAMLRGASDIGQLANSSSEIIEIEPVANKRVVPGTVASQVRSLRKTNNDQVAIAIDVNPDSGKLDDEDDDKAHGFKPMTTSRIVPRFTRPITDMIDGLWVSCDRTLMRQPVLRLSVIIYWVVLHALLATFVV, encoded by the exons ATGGACAAGAACAAGAACCGAACCGATCTGCTTGCTGCTGGTCGTAAAAAG CTTCAACAATTCAGACAGAAGAAAGACGGTAAAGGTGGTAAATCAAGTAAAGCCAGTAGATCTTCTGGTGATGCTACTCCAGATCTTGTTGATGTGACGGCAAAATCAGACCAAGTTCCTGATGGAGAAAAACCACTTCACAGAGGTGATGGTATTCCTTCTTCCTCGGAGTCTCTCACCAAAAAACATGCTGAAACTCCTCTTAATGAGTCAAACAATGTTGACATAGTTGAAACAACACCAGCCAGTGGCAAGCTGGTAAAAGAGCATGCTGGAGAACTTGAAGCTGCATTGAATTCAGATTCTGGTGATCAGGGTATTGTTGATTCATCTTTAGTTTCTGAACATGCTAATGCCAAAATGGTAAATGAGGATGTAAAGGATGATCATTTGGAAGCTCCAGGAATTATTGCTTCTGATGTGCCCACTAAAAGTTCTGCAACGGATGTGCCTGTTGAATTCTCATCTTATTCCGGTGTTGATGAAGCAGTTTCTCACCAAGTAGAAGTGGAAAGGCTGCATGTGCAGGAGCAGGTAACAGATGTAG GGACAATGCAGGAATCACATAATTCAGGTTCGAAGAAAGGTGATTCAAGCAGTGAGGTAGAGATTGAAGGAGACAAGAAGCTTCCGTTGAACGAACCAAGTGAGACTTCTATTAGCCAGACAGCCACTCTAGTGGGAGATCAGGCCAAGGAGGAGATAAAAGCTGAGTACATTGAACTCAGCGAGCCAAACAATGTTCCATCAACTGTTTTAGCAACTCAGAATGCTGAAATTGCTGAGGGCAAGG GTCATCAGATGGAAGATGCAGTTTCTGGTTCACGCAAGGAAGAAAAACTTGAAATGCCTTCAGGTTCTGGTGAATATGAAAATTACAAGGATGAGGTTCAAATTTCTGACTCCAGAGATATTGTTTCTGAAAATTCTGTGGAGAATAGGATGGTGAACATCTCATCTAGGTCAGATGCAAGTTATATTAGCTTGTGTCAACTAGCGGAGGTGGTACGAGACCTTGATGAAGATGACTTTAAGTTCTTGCTCATGTGCAGAGACTCAGCTCCAAATGCACCTTCTCTGAAACTTTTTGATGTTTTTGAGAAGCTCAAAGAACAGCTATACCTTGCAAGTCTTGTAAAAGATGTATCTTGTTTGCAGCTAGCTGAAGAGTCAGAACTTCAGATGGAACTCAGTCGTCAACATCATAAGTTGACTGATCAAATATCTGCGGCCAAAGCTTCATCGACTGAACTTGGAGAGAAGAATGATGTCCTTGCTGATCAACTTGCACAATCAAGATCTGAATTTCAATTGATTGTATCTGAAAGGGATGACCTCCAAAAGCAGCTTCACATTTCTAAAGGTGAGGTTGGAGAATTTGCTGATAGAATAAATGAGTTGCAGACTAAATTGGAAATGTCACTTGGTGAAAATGCAAGTCTGTCTTCAGAGATGGTTGACTGCCGGAATTTGGTGGCAACTTTACAGGTTCGAAATGAGAGCTTAATAGGAAGCCTTAATTTGTTGTCTGAAGAGAATAAAAAGCTTTTGGAGGAGAAGGAAAATCTTGTTCTTGAGAATAAGAAATTGGGAACAGATCTAGCACAGTCTAAAGCTTTGTTCGGATCATTGCAGTTGGATAATGAAGATTTATCACAGAACTTCACTTCTTTGAGTGAGGAGACGATGAAACTTCATGGAGAGAAGGAACTCCTAATCAGTGAGAACGAGAATCTGTTTGCTCAATTGTCGGACTACAAAAATGTTGTGGAAGCTCTTCAGGTTGAGAACAAGAACATAAATGAGAGTTTGGTATCTGTAACAGAAGCAAAGAACCAGCTTCAGGAGGAGAATAAGTCTTTGCTCAGTGAAGCTGAGAAACTAGGATCGGAGTTTTCGGAGTCGAAGTCTCTAATTGAAGCTCTGCAGATGGAAGTGGCTGAAGCAAAGGGGCAGTTGACCTCGGTGATGGAAGAGAGAAACGAGCTTGAGGAGCAGAAGAAGTGTCTTTTCAGTGAGACTGAGAAACAGTCATTTCAGTTGGCAGAATACAAGAACTCGTGCAATAAGGTGGAAGATGACCTGAAAGACGCAAGTCTGCATATTGAACATCTAACTGAGGAGAACATGCATCTGAAGAGAAGATTGGAATTGTCTGAAACGATGAAAACAGAGTCACCTAACCAAAGTAGCTTTGCATATCAATCTAAGGAAGAAGCTGGGCATCAACTTGAAGGTTCTTGCCACTCTAAATTTGCACCAGAAATTGATGATGATGGCTCAAATTGGTTTGGAGTTGTGAAAAGACACATGGACGAGGCAGATAGAGTACTTGAAAAGCTTGAGAATGCAATTGAAGATATGCACTGTCAGTTAATTTCTATGAGTAGGTCGTCTGGTAAAGCAGTTTCACCTGGTGTGTCAAAACTTATTCAAGCTTTTGAGGCAAAGGACCATGATGATGAGCACCAACCAGAGGAGTTCCAGTCGTCTGAAAATCGAACAGATGCAGATCCCTATGTGCTAATTCAAGGGCTAACAAAAACATTAAGGGCGCTGCTGAAAGATTTGGTGTTGGCTGCTGCCAATGGCTACCAATTTCTCGAAGGAGAGAAGAGTAGTAAAACAGCCACTGAGGTTGCTGCTGAAGAACTGAGGGCCAAATGCGAGTCTCTGAATGAACACATTGATCTTTTGGGAGGAGCAAACATTGAGCTAATggttttcaatgaaagtttagGGGGATGTCTCTGGAATGCTAAAGAAAGGGAGGGAGAGCTTATGGTCCTAAATGAAGCTTTGCACAAGCAAGAAGTCGCTACAAAAGCTGAGAACAGTCAGTTAAGGGAGAATCTTAGTAGCATTCAGGAAAAACTTTCTATTTTGCAGAACCAGCTGGGTGAAATGCGTGAAAGCTGCAAAGAAATGGGTTCTTGCATCTCTAATCAGGTTGAAGGTCTTTTCAAGGAAGTTGCTGACAGAGGTTCAATACTCCAAGAAGAATGGAACTCTACAATTGATCAGATTTTTCAGACACTACGGAGGCTAGATTTATCTGTTGAATCTGTTGGCTTCTCTTCGCCTTCAAGAGTAGACAATGATCCAGGGTGCATAAACTTAAGTTATCGTACTGCTGCATCTATTAATGCTGCTATCACTGTGATTGAGGCATTTCAGGGTCAAGTTGAAGCTGCTCGCCATGAGTCAATATTGAGTACCTCCCGTGAAGCTAACGAGAAGTTAGACTTCTTGCAAGTTGAGAATGAAAAGTCTATCAGTCTTTTATATAAGATTTATGATAACCTCAAGAAACTTGTGACTGAAATACCAGGGAATCTACAAGAAGCTGAAGTTGACGATCCCAAGAAATCTGTAGATCTTTCTCATCCTGGTGCTTTTGATTCCCTACTGGAGCAGTTGCAAAGGTTTCTTGATGAGAAAACACAAGTTGAGTCTGCAAATGAAAAGCTGAAATCTGAGTTGATGGCCAGGACAAAAGATTTTGAAGAACTGAGCAAAAGATCCCTTGGATCAGATTCTATTTTAAAGGTGGTTCAAGTGGTTGGGGGAGTCATTTCTCTAGATAGCTTTGAAATCAACATTAATGAGCCAGTATCATGTCTAGAGTCCCTAACCTCTCTCCTCGTTCAGAAATATAAAGAGGCAACTGAAGATGTGAAGTTGTCCAGGGAGGAATGTGCTTCCAAGGAAGCACAAGTGATTGATTTGCAAGGACAAATGGATCACTTGAGCTCATTGCTTGTTCAATGTGAAAGTGAAGTCGTAGTCCTTAGAGAAAGTTTGAAGAGAGTTGAGGAGGATGTTGTATCTATTGGTTCTCAATATCAAGAGAAAGTTGTTGAATTTGAACAGTCTGAGCAACGGGTGTCATCTCTAAGAGAGAAGCTTGGCATAGCAGTCACCAAAGGCAAAGGTCTGATTGTGCAGCGTGACAGTCTTAAACAATCTCTTGCAGACATATCCTCTGAACTGCAGAAATGCTCTGAGGAGTTACAGTTGAAAGATGCAATGCTTCAGGAAGTCGAAATGAAACTCAAGACCTATTCGGAGGCAGGTGAGCGCAGGGAAGCTCTGGAATCTGAGCTCTCGTACATTCGCAACTCTACTACTAAATTAAGGGAGTCATTCCTTCTCAAAGACTCTGTTCTTCAGAAAATAGAGGAGATTTTAGAAGATTTGGAGCTTCCGGATCATTTCCATTCAAAGGATATCATTGATAAAGTTCATTGGTTGGCGAAGTCAGTTTCTGGGAACTCTTTAGCTCTGACTGATTGGGATCACAAGAGCTCTATTGGAGGATCATACTCTGATGCAGGATATGcacttggtgatggatggaaaGAGGCGTCACAGCCAAGTTTGGGTTCTTCCGAAGACCTTAAAATAAGATTTGAGGAGCTCCAGGGCAAGTTTTATGGGTTGGCAGAACAAAATGAGATGCTTGAACAATCCTTGATGGAAGGAAACAACCTTGTTCAGAAGTGGGAAAAGATTTTGGACAGGATAGACATGCCTTCACACTTAAGATCTCTGGATCCAGAAGACCGGATTGGTTGGTTAGTGCTTGCTGTTTCAGAAGCTGAAAACCAGTATAACTCTCTCCAACAAAAGTATGATAATTCTGAATCATTATTTGCATCAACAAGTGCTGAACTTGAAGAGTCAAATAGAAAAATATCTGAGCTTGAAAATGCATATCAATTGGTTGTCAGTGAGAAAGAGTTACTTTTGAAGAGTATGGAGTCTCTGAACTTTGATTTCGAGGAGATGTCAAGGAAGGCTGCCCAATATGAAATGAGTAATGATGACTTGCAGAGCAGAGTAGGTGACTTGCAGAAGAAACTGAATGAAATGCTTGGAGCAGAGGAGCGTATTCATCATCTTGAAGGTGAAATAAGAAGATCGGAAGATGTGATCAAAGATTTCCTTTCGACTTCTGAAACTGATGATGTGTTATTTAGCTCTGGTAGCACTGAATCTTTGGAGCAGCTAATTAGGAAGCTCATAGATAAGTATACCACACTCTCTTTGGGGAAACCTTCTGAGTCTGATACAACTCCTCTTGAGCATGTTGGTAAAGATCTCTCTcatgaagaaaagagagaaagtAATGTCGTTTGTGATGACGATGCAGATGGAGGTGCTCTCAACAGAAAATTGGAGGATGCTCTAAGCGACTTGTTGTCATtgaaggaggagaaggagaataTTGCGTTGCAAAATCAATCATTGGTTCGTGAACTGGAAGAATTGGGTATCAGAAATAAAGAACTGCAAGATCTACTCAATCAAGAAGAACAAAAGTCATCTTCTTTAAGAGAAAAATTGAATGTTGCAGTTAGGAAAGGTAAGTTGTTGGTGCAACATCGGGATAGCCTGAAGCAATCAATTGAAGAGCTGAATGGTGACGTTGAGCGCTTAAAGTCCGAGATCAGATTGCAGGAAAATGCTATTTCTGACTACGAAGTAAGGATAAAAGATTTATCTGTATACCCTGAGAGGATCAAGACCATAGAATCTGAGTGTTCAATCCTGAGAGATCAGTTGGACGAAAAAGAGTACACCTTGAGCATGATTTTGAGTACCCTGGATGAAGTTAATGTTGGCTCTAACATCGATAATCCAGTCGAGAAGCTAAAAAGAGTTGGGCAATTATGCCATGATTTGCAATCAGCTcttgcatcttctgaacatgaagcAAAGAAATCTAAAAGAGCAGCTGAGCTACTTCTTGCCGAGTTAAATGAGGTGCAAGAAAGAAATGATGGCCTCCAAGAGGAGCTAGCAAAGTCTCTGAGTGAACTCTCTGGACTGTCCAAGCAAAAAGAATCTGCTGAAGTTGCTAAACATGAAGCTCTTGCACGTTTAGAAAAGCTATCTTCCGTTCActcagaagaaagaaagaaccaATTAGCTGAAATTACGATGCTAAAATCTGGAGTGGATCAGCTAGGGGAGGATCTCTATGTTGTTGACCGTTTGCTCACTGATGTTTTATCCATGGATTTGGAGACTATGCACCATCTTGGTACTAGTATGAAAGTTTGCCAAGAACCAACTGATCAAAATCACTTTCCTCTACTTGTGGCTGATTCAAGTGGCCTTACCTTCGCGGAAATAGAAAACAAG GTGTTTGGGAAAGAAATTGGTTCTATCAACCAAAAGTTAAACAGGCACTCACATTTATTGCATGAAGAAGCTGCTCGTTTATCTGAAATATTAAGAACCATACATGAAGAAATATCCCACCACAAGCAGCACTCAAATTCATTGAAGGCAGATCTGATgcatttagaatctattcaaaAGGAGAAAGATGCAGAATTGCTTATGGTGCAAAGATACAATGCTATGCTTTATGAAGCTTGTACCACTTTGGTCATGGAAATTGAAAGCAGAAAATCCCAATTGGTTGGAAGCAGCTTAGCTTCTGGAGCTCCCAAAATCGATTCTGTGTATCAAAGTTTAGCAGAAGGAAATGATTTGGCTGAGATGACTGACCGGTTTTCTGAGGAACGTATTAGGTCAGTAATAGAGAGATTATTCATGGCTGTGAAAGATATTATGAGTGTGCAAAATGATATCGCTGAATTTGGTCAAAAGGATATGAAAGCTGCTATATCAAATCTGCAGAAAGAACTTCAGGAGAAAGATGTTCAGAGAGAGAAAATATGTGCAGAACTTGTTAGTCAGATTAAGGAAGCTGAATCTATTTCAAAGAGTTATTCACAAGAGCTTCAGATAGCAAAATCTCAGATGGATGATTTGCACAGGAAGGTGAAACTGATGGAGGAGGAACGAGATTCTCTGACACACAGGATAAAAGAACTGCAAGATCAGGAATCTAACTTCCCTGACCTACAGTTACGAGTTAAATCACTTGAAGACATGCTAGCGGCAAAGGAACAAG AAAACGAGGCACTGATGGAagcacttgaggaggaggaggcCCAAATGGAAGACATGACAAACAAAATTGAGGAAATGGAGAGAGTCCtgcttcaaaaaaataaagatacgGAGAACCTTGAAGTGTCCCGTGGAAAGACTATGAAGAAGCTTTCTGTTACAGTAAGCAAATTTGATGAACTTCATCAACTATCTGAAAGCCTTCTGTCCGAGGTTGAGAATCTTCAGTCGCAATTACAAGAGCGAGATACAGAGATTTCTTTCTTGAGGCAAGAAGTTACTAGATGCACTAATGATGCAATAGCTTCTGCTCAGATGAGTAGCAAAAGAGATAGTGATGAAATCCATGACTTTTTGACATGGGTAGACAAGATGATTTCTCGAGTCCAGGCTCATGATATGGATTATGATGATGCAAAAGTTAACCAGATTCATGAATATAAAGAAATGTTAGAGAAACAGGTGGTGGCTGTGATATCTGAGCTGGAGGATCTGCGTTCACTGGCACAGACGAGAGATTCAATGTTGAAAGTAGAGAAAGATAAAGTAGAACAGCTGGTGAGGAAAGAAGAATTTCTTGAGAACTCTTTACGTGACAAGGAATCTCAATTAGCCATGCTTCGAGGTGCTAGTGACATTGGGCAACTAGCAAATTCTTCATCAGAGATTATAGAGATAGAGCCAGTG GCCAACAAAAGGGTAGTGCCTGGAACTGTTGCATCTCAAGTTCGCAGTCTGCGAAAAACTAATAATGACCAAGTAGCTATTGCTATAGATGTGAATCCTGATAGTGGGAAACTagatgatgaagatgatgataaGG CTCATGGTTTCAAGCCAATGACGACATCAAGAATCGTCCCACGGTTTACAAGACCCATAACCGACATGATAGATGGTCTATG GGTATCCTGTGATCGGACACTAATGCGGCAGCCTGTTCTACGGCTTAGTGTGATCATCTATTGGGTTGTGTTGCATGCTCTTCTTGCGACATTTGTAGTATGA